From Aspergillus fumigatus Af293 chromosome 3, whole genome shotgun sequence, a single genomic window includes:
- a CDS encoding alpha/beta hydrolase, producing the protein MESSSLQNIKTDSNGPMVLKKQNGSSRPSSPIPVGRQNKARPITLALMGLAAFLWLILPDAVPRSTAKGENNARPPAFSWDQITPSNSLEYHDCFDGFQCARLEVPMDYHRENGRGRQMAIAIVRLPAKIPVTDSRYGGAVLINPGGPGGSGVEQALLFGRDMQTIIDGETDPALPTGPANLSARYFDIIGFDPRGVNNTTPGFSCFPDSFSQRNWELQVEADGMLGSSDDSLMRNWQRAVALGGACSKALQYAPEGTDEALGDHLNTPPVARDMLEIIERHGEWRERQGQTEQRMYDRMYGYDQQQSIVARTKWKRGHEKLLYWGRSYGTVLGSTFATMFPDRVERVLLDAVVDVDKYYTGKGPDVIADADAIFDRFVVYCDAAGLDGCPFYRHGGPAAIKAAYLELEAVLYNASVPAAPSATRGPEVITWTDLKTVLRYSVYQPLFVFPLLAHYAKSLSEGDGSPMADFKQRSRSPSCPSDQCLQTGPWSGECFEKGSSELYAMSAILCSDAPYLRDMDQARFQEAWASLKARSFTLGDYWAAVTALGCVGRKSWPKWQLTGPYTGNTSHPILLVSNTLDPVTPLRSAKRMSEKFPGSVVLQQDSEGHTTLAAPSLCVGKAIRTYFQSGVLPDPGMVCGADLKPLLGESGSVHAMNAADKTMYDSLMNMVAQANSLTRRLPFA; encoded by the exons ATGGAGTCATCCTCGCTTCAGAACATCAAGACCGATTCCAACGGACCCATGGTTCTGAAAAAGCAGAATGGGTCTTCCCGACCGTCTTCGCCTATCCCGGTAGGTCGGCAGAACAAGGCACGGCCCATTACGCTGGCGTTGATGGGATTGGCCGCATTTTTGTGGTTGATACTGCCTGATGCAGTTCCTCGGTCAACAGCAAAGGGAGAGAATAACGCACGACCGCCGGCGTTCAGTTGGGACCAA ATTACACCTTCCAACTCTCTGGAATACCATGACTGCTTCGATGGCTTCCAGTGCGCCCGACTTGAGGTGCCCATGGACTATCATCGGGAGAACGGCCGGGGCCGCCAGATGGCTATTGCCATTGTGCGCTTACCAGCAAAGATCCCGGTGACGGACTCCCGGTATGGTGGTGCAGTTTTAATCAATCCCG GGGGCCCTGGTGGTTCCGGAGTCGAACAGGCTCTGTTGTTTGGTCGGGACATGCAGACGATTATTGATGGGGAAACTGATCCTGCATTGCCGACGGGTCCTGCGAACTTGTCAGCTCGATACTTTGATATCATCGGCTTTGATCCACGTGGCGTTAACAACACAACTCCCGGGTTCAGCTGTTTCCCAGATTCATTTTCGCAGAGGAACTGGGAGCTCCAGGTGGAGGCGGATGGCATGCTGGGTAGCTCTGACGATTCCCTCATGCGCAATTGGCAGCGTGCCGTTGCTCTTGGAGGTGCTTGCTCCAAGGCACTACAGTACGCGCCGGAGGGAACTGATGAAGCTCTTGGAGATCATCTCAATACACCGCCAGTCGCAAGGGATATGCTCGAAATCATTGAGCGACACGGTGAATGGCGCGAAAGGCAAGGTCAGACTGAACAAAGGATGTACGATCGCATGTACGGCTATGACCAGCAACAGAGCATCGTGGCACGAACCAAGTGGAAGAGAGGGCATGAAAAGCTCCTGTACTGGGGCCGTTCGTACGGAACTGTGCTCGGAAGCACTTTTGCAACGATGTTTCCTGATCGGGTCGAGCGTGTTTTATTGGACGCCGTTGTTGATGTCGACAAGTACTACACTGGGAAAGGACCTGACGTGATTGCTGATGCCGACGCGATATTCGACCGCTTTGTAGTCTACTGCGACGCAGCTGGACTAGATGGATGCCCCTTTTATAGGCACGGAGGCCCTGCAGCCATCAAAGCCGCATATCTGGAACTAGAAGCGGTCCTATACAACGCATCCGTGCCAGCAGCACCGTCAGCCACACGGGGGCCCGAAGTCATCACATGGACCGATCTTAAAACCGTTCTTCGCTACTCGGTGTACCAGCCTCTGTTTGTCTTTCCTCTGCTTGCACACTACGCAAAGTCACTGTCCGAGGGCGATGGGTCTCCGATGGCCGACTTCAAGCAACGATCTCGCTCGCCTTCGTGTCCCTCTGACCAATGCTTGCAAACAGGGCCGTGGTCTGGCGAGTGTTTTGAGAAGGGTTCGAGTGAACTCTACGCTATGTCGGCAATATTATGCTCTGATGCCCCATATCTACGCGACATGGACCAAGCACGTTTCCAAGAAGCATGGGCGTCTCTGAAAGCCCGGAGTTTTACCTTGGGGGATTACTGGGCTGCTGTCACTGCACTAGGGTGCGTTGGACGCAAGTCGTGGCCAAAATGGCAGTTGACAG GCCCGTACACAGGCAATACATCTCATCCAATTCTTCTTGTGAGCAATACTCTGGATCCAGTCACTCCGTTGAGAAG TGCGAAGAGGATGTCTGAAAAATTTCCTGGTTCAGTCGTACTCCAACAAGACTCAGAAGGG CACACAACCTTAGCCGCACCATCGCTGTGCGTTGGCAAAGCTATTCGCACGTACTTCCAGAGCGGCGTGTTGCCTGATCCGGGAATGGTCTGCGGAGCGGACTTGAAGCCCCTCTTGGGAGAGTCAGGTTCCGTTCACGCAATGAACGCTGCAGATAAAACCATGTACGACTCATTGATGAACATGGTTGCCCAAGCCAACAGTTTGACCCGAAGGCTGCCGTTCGCCTAA
- a CDS encoding homocysteine S-methyltransferase family protein, with the protein MALPQLLSPKPFLTECGMETSLVYKDKVHLPCFSSLPLVDSDSSRKLISHYYDSYISIAAANGTGIVLDTRTWRGATPWAQPMGLSADKLLELNRAAVRLAKEARNRAVGGENNIPVVISGTMGPLRDAYVDTSELITLEDAREGYREQVEVLADAGVDMLAIMTVTNLNEAIAVVELAKEVRLPVVVSFSIESDGRLLGGRSLGSAIRTVDEKTGGSVVYYGVNCAHPVRISAALRDVPEDVRGRIGLIKGNASLKSHDELDNSETLDRGDISVFTDGFEGVLPLVPNVKVIGGCCGTDEEHLEAVAKRCIK; encoded by the coding sequence ATGGCTCTCCCACAACTCCTCTCCCCCAAACCCTTCCTCACAGAATGCGGCATGGAAACATCCCTCGTCTACAAAGACAAAGTCCACCTCCCATGCTTCTCCTCCCTGCCTCTAGTCGACTCCGACTCCAGCCGCAAACTCATCTCCCATTACTACGACTCATACATCTCCATCGCTGCCGCCAACGGCACTGGTATCGTCTTAGACACCCGCACCTGGCGCGGCGCTACACCCTGGGCGCAACCCATGGGTCTCTCCGCCGATAAGCTCCTCGAGCTTAATCGTGCTGCGGTACGACTAGCCAAGGAAGCCAGGAATAGAGCCGTGGGTGGGGAGAACAATATCCCCGTGGTGATTAGCGGGACGATGGGTCCTCTGCGGGACGCGTACGTGGATACGAGTGAGTTGATCACGCTGGAGGATGCGCGGGAGGGATACAGGGAGCAGGTGGAGGTGCTTGCGGATGCGGGGGTGGACATGTTGGCGATCATGACTGTGACGAATCTAAACGAGGCGATTGCGGTGGTGGAGTTGGCGAAAGAGGTGCGGTTGCCGGTTGTGGTGTCGTTTAGTATTGAGTCTGATGGGCGGTTGCTTGGTGGGAGGAGTTTGGGGAGTGCTATTCGGACGGTGGATGAGAAGACTGGGGGTTCTGTAGTGTACTATGGGGTTAACTGTGCGCATCCGGTGCGGATTTCTGCGGCGCTGCGCGATGTCCCGGAGGATGTGCGCGGGAGAATTGGGTTGATCAAGGGGAATGCGAGCCTGAAGAGccatgatgagctggatAATAGTGAGACTCTTGATCGGGGGGATATTTCTGTCTTTACGGATGGGTTTGAGGGCGTGTTGCCTTTGGTTCCTAATGTGAAGGTTATTGGGGGTTGTTGCGGTACCGATGAAGAGCATCTTGAGGCTGTCGCTAAACGGTGCATTAAATAG
- a CDS encoding class II aldolase/adducin family protein: MAPPTATETVPSNVTIQSRESSQAAGAEKAKVKMAMPKQPVFENKMEEREYLKGRLAAAFRIFGKYGYDEGVAGHITLRDPVEPDTFWVNPFGVAFSQIKASDLIRVNHEGKVIDGGEVRLLNAAAYMIHSAIHAARPDVVCAAHSHSLHGRAFCTLGRPLDIITQDSCAFYNDHIVYKQFNGVVLAEEEGKNIAQALGNKKAALLQNHGLLTVGRTVEEAVFWFVSLEKCCYAQLLADAAAAGRGGQTIKIDDADAAFTYKTVGTPMAGWFSAKPMFDVIHQETNGDYLK, from the exons ATGGCCCCTCCGACCGCCACAGAAACCGTCCCCTCCAATGTCACCATCCAATCTCGAGAGTCTTCCCAGGCAGCCGGTGCCGAAAaagccaaggtcaagatgGCAATGCCCAAGCAACCAGTATTCGAGAACAAAATGGAGGAGCGCGAGTACCTCAAGGGGCGTCTAGCCGCCGCATTTCGCATTTTTGGCAAATATGGATACGACGAGG GTGTGGCCGGCCATATCACGCTGCGCGACCCCGTCGAGCCGGACACTTTCTGGGTCAATCCATTCGGCGTGGCATTCTCGCAAATCAAGGCGTCTGATTTGATTCGCGTCAATCACGAAGGAAAAGTCATCGACGGAGGCGAGGTTCGCTTGCTCAACGCCGCGGCGTACATGATTCATTCGGCGATCCACGCTGCTAGGCCTGACGTCGTGTGTGCGGCGCACAGCCATAGCCTCCACGGCCGAGCCTTCTGCACGCTGGGACGACCGCTGGATATTATTACTCAGGATTCGTGCGCGTTCTACAAT GACCACATTGTCTACAAGCAATTCAACGGCGTTGTTctcgccgaggaggaaggcaagaatATTGCCCAAGCGCTTGGGAATAAGAAAGCGGCTTTGTTGCAGAACCATGGTCTTCTGACTGTTGGTCGGACGGTTGAGGAAGCTGTTTTTTGGTTTGTCTCGCTGGAAAAGTGCTGCTATGCGCAGCTTTTAGCGGATGCTGCGGCTGCTGGACGGGGCGGACAAACCATTAAGATTGATGATGCGGATGCTGCGTTTACTTACAAGACGGTTGGGACTCCGATGGCTGGGTGGTTCAGCGCGAAGCCTATGTTCGACGTGATTCATCAGGAGACGAATGGCGATTATTTGAAGTAG
- a CDS encoding GFA family protein produces the protein MSQKSYTGTCLCNAVTYRIDLPDSTTPKVILCHCINCKRYTGSGFSANIAVPKTSLHWTKGQPKLYVDKSERGTGVPRMFCGDCGTPFTSEPSGQDEVIIIKTGTLDDPYRDECGELAMEIWCVRKDKWVDQMKDESITRLDKSMG, from the exons ATGTCCCAAAAGTCTTATACAGGCACCTGCCTTTGCAATGCCGTGACCTACCGGATCGATCTCCCCGACTCCACAACTCCCAAG GTTATTCTCTGCCATTGCATCAATTGCAAACGCTACACTGGCTCTGGCTTCTCCGCCAACATTGCCGTACCGAAGACAAGCCTGCACTGGACCAAGGGCCAGCCGAAACTTTACGTCGACAAGAGCGAACGCGGCACTGGTGTTCCTCGGATGTTCTGCGGGGACTGCGGGACGCCTTTCACGTCCGAGCCGAGTGGTCAGGATGAAGTTATTATTATCAAAACGGGGACACTAGATGATCCGTACCGGGATGAATGTGGGGagctggcgatggagatCTGGTGTGTTCGCAAGGATAAGTGGGTTGACCAGATGAAGGATGAGAGCATCACGCGACTGGACAAATCTATGGGCTAG